From Argopecten irradians isolate NY chromosome 2, Ai_NY, whole genome shotgun sequence, the proteins below share one genomic window:
- the LOC138316969 gene encoding protein snail homolog Sna-like codes for MPKCLIHAVRDYRTGRWFGGQERDPNVMTTRSGLAIKKVPFKNRNKAGGTNSPQKEGKCNARNSQKKKKYPIVKYKSMSYMSFVTRFQISLRVPHLELAGVNPRETLECFGEYPCESRSDLPSDYDSESSEWETDDEYEDVFLGTCQEDIDFGLLDDNISDESQLDPVIDFDSEPKLDSLSRKQRGTYNKNDNSYLSDSGSNESVKDFSDLCLTDDCDSSQPGPSKSVNLFARQLLDSSRSHNVTLEVQPEEPSQESSVLRCDECNKTFASLSAFSAHLRSHHIKQKNKCDICGKIFTRSWLLKGHTRTHTGERPFTCPSVGCDKAFADKSNLRSHMLIHSVKCKNFSCERCGRAFAQKRYLHKHMLEVCRLI; via the coding sequence AGCGTGATCCAAACGTTATGACAACTCGTTCCGGTTTGGCCATAAAGAAGGTTCCATTCAAAAACAGGAATAAAGCAGGTGGCACTAACTCTCCACAAAAAGAGGGCAAGTGCAATGCGCGAAATTCCCAGAAGAAGAAAAAGTATCCAATTGTTAAATATAAATCCATGAGCTACATGTCCTTCGTGACTAGGTTCCAGATTAGTTTACGCGTACCACATCTTGAACTAGCTGGCGTAAACCCGAGAGAGACATTGGAGTGCTTTGGCGAATACCCCTGTGAGAGTAGATCCGACCTACCCAGTGACTACGACTCCGAATCGAGCGAATGGGAAACCGATGACGAGTACGAAGATGTATTCTTGGGAACTTGTCAGGAGGACATTGACTTTGGGTTACTTGACGATAACATATCTGATGAATCACAGTTAGATCCCGTCATTGATTTTGATTCTGAACCAAAACTCGATAGTTTGTCTAGAAAGCAGCGTGGTACTTATAACAAGAACGACAACTCGTATTTGAGCGACTCCGGTTCCAACGAAAGTGTGAAGGATTTCTCCGATTTATGTTTAACCGATGACTGCGACTCGTCGCAGCCAGGGCCGAGTAAAAGCGTCAATCTATTTGCTCGTCAGTTGTTAGACTCAAGTCGAAGCCATAACGTTACTCTGGAAGTCCAACCAGAAGAGCCCTCTCAAGAATCGTCAGTGTTGCGCTGCGACGAATGCAACAAGACATTCGCATCATTGTCTGCGTTTAGTGCTCATCTGCGATCTCATCACATAAAACAGAAGAATAAGTGCGACATATGCGGTAAAATATTCACCCGGTCGTGGCTTCTGAAGGGACATACCAGAACCCATACGGGCGAACGGCCGTTCACGTGCCCCAGCGTCGGTTGTGACAAGGCATTTGCCGATAAAAGCAATTTGCGTTCCCACATGCTTATCCATTCCGTGAAGTGCAAGAACTTTTCTTGTGAGCGATGTGGAAGGGCTTTCGCTCAGAAACGCTACCTCCATAAGCATATGCTGGAGGTTTGTAGGCTCATATGA